One window of the Hoplias malabaricus isolate fHopMal1 chromosome Y, fHopMal1.hap1, whole genome shotgun sequence genome contains the following:
- the wdr31 gene encoding WD repeat-containing protein 31, whose translation MGKLQSKIRRRSDIYKAKEAGEAVPVSQVVQYEPAHSDAINCVTCLTSDLCVSGGIDQAVVVYDWRAGKPCRSFHGHGKEVTKLACFAGSTWIFSASRDKTVLMWDFAGGSDPIQTFRGHELVINGVAISPDGSRLCTGSRDNSMCLWDIETGECLQKSTISRNLVTHVCWVPGGPSIVQTSEDKTIRVWDSRSWQVTNTFPAKQYIQTHCDISTNCNHLLSSSNGFQGQGCEATLWDLRQPGCKVVEYRGHIQTTACCVFLPPSIGSPALVASASFDSSVKIWDQNTAACLCTLSLDGSGPLVSLAPCDSSSLLCASFNTGLHQLNLSRGATPILREIARF comes from the exons atgGGGAAACTCCAGAGCAAAATCCGCCGCCGTTCTGACATCTACAA GGCCAAGGAGGCGGGGGAGGCTGTACCTGTTTCCCAGGTGGTTCAGTATGAACCTGCTCACTCTGATGCTATTAACTGTGTGACCTGtctgacctctgacctctgTGTGTCAGGTGGGATTGACCAG gcAGTTGTGGTTTATGACTGGAGAGCTGGGAAGCCCTGTCGATCTTTTCATGGCCATGGGAAGGAAGTCACCAAG CTGGCCTGTTTTGCAGGCAGTACGTGGATCTTTAGTGCATCACGGGACAAGACAGTTTTAATGTGGGACTTTGCCGGTGGCTCAGACCCCATTCAGACATTTCGCGGACATGAGCTTGTCATCAATGGAGTTGCCATCAGTCCAG ATGGCTCCAGGCTATGCACTGGATCTCGTGATAACTCTATGTGTTTGTGGGACATCGAGACCGGAGAATGTTTACAAAAAAGCACCATCTCACGCAACCTT GTAACACATGTGTGTTGGGTTCCTGGGGGGCCATCAATTGTCCAGACTTCAGAAGACAAAACAATCAG agtGTGGGACAGTCGTAGTTGGCAGGTGACAAACACATTTCCTGCTAAACAGTACATTCAGACTCACTGTGATATCAGCACAAACTGCAACCATCTACTGTCCAGCAGCAATGGCTTCCAGGGGCAGGGCTGCGAGGCcacg CTGTGGGACCTGAGACAGCCAGGCTGTAAGGTGGTGGAATATCGAGGTCACATCCAGACCACTGCCTGCTGTGTCTTTCTGCCGCCAAGCATTGGCTCGCCTGCCCTTGTCGCCTCAGCATCGTTCGACAGCTCTGTTAAAATCTGGGACCAGAACAccgcag catgTTTGTGTACTCTGTCACTGGACGGTTCTGGTCCTTTGGTGTCTTTGGCTCCATGTGACTCCAGTAGTCTCCTTTGCGCCAGTTTTAACACTGGACTTCACCAGCTTAACCTCTCTCGTGGAGCCACACCTATTCTGAGGGAGATTGCTCGattctaa
- the LOC136679469 gene encoding RING finger protein 225 translates to MDLSLKDPYAPESPVGDSFPDLECAVCFSQFNNVFNTPKMLECKHTFCLECLARMNVKSQQPDSLQCPLCRAFTPLPSLGLPKLATDPKVISYLPEAMQRVYSIRFSRERGKLQVKRVPSTVPTLSSDSRQSLDLGVPADTEDTTQRSSRGSICSRLLRMPLCRAFFMAFGVLIMVSLTIGIVIILSQKKS, encoded by the coding sequence ATGGATCTTAGCCTCAAAGACCCATATGCTCCAGAATCCCCAGTGGGAGATAGTTTTCCAGACCTGGAATGTGCAGTGTGCTTCAGCCAGTTCAACAATGTTTTCAACACTCCAAAAATGCTggaatgcaaacacacattctgCCTGGAGTGCCTGGCCCGGATGAATGTTAAATCCCAACAGCCAGACTCACTGCAGTGCCCTTTGTGCCGGGCGTTCACCCCCTTGCCCTCGCTGGGGTTGCCAAAactggccactgaccccaaagTGATTTCCTACCTGCCTGAGGCCATGCAGAGGGTATACAGCATCCGCTTCAGTCGCGAACGAGGGAAGCTACAGGTAAAGCGTGTCCCCAGCACAGTGCCAACATTATCCAGTGACTCCCGCCAGAGCTTGGACCTCGGGGTCCCTGCTGATACTGAGGATACCACCCAGAGAAGCAGCAGGGGTTCGATCTGCAGCAGACTCCTACGCATGCCTCTCTGCAGAGCATTCTTCATGGCTTTTGGGGTACTTATAATGGTCTCACTTACCATTGGCATCGTCATCATCCTTTCTCAGAAAAAGTCATAG